One genomic segment of Pseudomonas sp. p1(2021b) includes these proteins:
- a CDS encoding putative porin codes for MRLVSTLTGVSLTGMMLALSAPASAAVDAKLLEMLRANGSINQAQYNELQADLAKETKEKAEQKAQADRLSSFEQKVAWAAKTQIKGDVRLRYEDVNVDNPNSRSGNQDRERVRARVGFYSQINPQVDAGIRVATGSSSDARSTNQSLDNYFDKKSLWVDLAYLDWHPTAVPNLHLIGGKMPQPWVSMGDIIWDSDINPEGVAVTYKTDLGGAELFGSAGHYNLKDNVDGDGVQFKHDAQLYHGQLGARFDAADTVKVTVGTSIYGYDNDKESAALRAFGNTTNEFNLVEGFGQVDFTGFAIPLSAYGQYVKNTESTDGEDKAWLAGLKTKLGAWSLDYNYRDVQRNAVVSAFTDSDFGAGFTGSRGHKFKVGYEIDKNFSLGAAYLMAKTDLSQLPNSNADVDTLQVDLEAKF; via the coding sequence ATGCGTCTTGTTTCTACACTTACCGGAGTAAGCCTCACCGGCATGATGCTGGCACTGAGCGCTCCGGCCAGTGCTGCAGTCGACGCCAAGCTGCTCGAGATGCTCCGCGCCAACGGCTCGATCAACCAGGCGCAGTACAACGAACTGCAGGCCGATCTGGCCAAGGAAACCAAGGAAAAGGCAGAGCAGAAAGCCCAGGCCGATCGCCTGAGCTCCTTCGAGCAGAAAGTGGCATGGGCCGCCAAGACCCAGATCAAGGGCGACGTGCGCCTGCGCTACGAAGACGTCAACGTCGACAACCCCAACAGCCGCAGCGGCAACCAGGACCGCGAGCGCGTCCGTGCCCGCGTCGGCTTCTACAGCCAGATCAACCCGCAGGTCGATGCCGGTATCCGCGTGGCCACCGGCAGCAGTTCCGATGCCCGCTCCACCAACCAGAGCCTGGACAACTACTTCGACAAGAAGTCGCTGTGGGTAGACCTGGCCTACCTCGACTGGCACCCGACCGCCGTGCCGAACCTGCACCTGATCGGCGGCAAGATGCCTCAGCCTTGGGTGAGCATGGGCGACATCATCTGGGACAGCGACATCAACCCCGAAGGCGTGGCCGTCACCTACAAGACCGACCTGGGCGGCGCCGAGCTGTTCGGCAGCGCCGGCCACTACAACCTCAAGGACAACGTGGACGGCGACGGCGTGCAGTTCAAGCACGATGCCCAGCTGTACCACGGCCAGTTGGGCGCACGCTTCGATGCGGCCGACACCGTCAAGGTCACCGTGGGTACCAGCATCTACGGCTATGACAATGACAAGGAATCGGCTGCCCTGCGCGCCTTCGGCAACACCACCAACGAGTTCAACCTGGTGGAAGGCTTCGGCCAAGTGGACTTCACCGGCTTCGCCATCCCGCTGTCGGCCTACGGCCAGTACGTGAAGAACACCGAAAGCACCGACGGCGAAGACAAGGCCTGGCTGGCCGGCCTGAAGACCAAGCTCGGCGCCTGGAGCCTGGATTACAACTACCGCGACGTGCAGCGCAACGCGGTGGTCAGCGCCTTCACCGACTCCGACTTCGGTGCCGGCTTCACCGGTTCGCGCGGTCACAAGTTCAAGGTTGGCTATGAGATCGACAAGAACTTCTCGCTGGGCGCAGCCTACCTGATGGCCAAGACCGACCTGTCTCAGCTGCCGAACAGCAATGCCGACGTCGACACCCTGCAGGTCGATCTGGAAGCCAAGTTCTAA
- a CDS encoding beta-ketoacyl-ACP synthase III has product MHNVVISGTGLYTPAQSISNEELVASFNTWAQQYNQDNAAAIERGELEAAPLSDAAFIEKASGIKSRFVMDKAGILDPQRMKPRLPERSNDEPSILCEMAVAAARQALERAGRTAADVDGVIVACSNLQRPYPAISIEVQQALGIEGFAFDMNVACSSATFGIQTAANSVQLGQARAVLMVNPEICTGHLNFRDRDSHFIFGDAATAVLVERADQATSAHQFEVVSTKLWTGFSNNIRNNFGFLNRAAEEGIDAPDKLFVQEGRKVFKEVCPKVAELIGQHLEENDLQPSDVNRFWLHQANLSMNHLIVKKLVGREVAEDDAPVILDRYANTSSAGSVIAFHLYQDDLPKGALGVLSSFGAGYSIGSVILRKR; this is encoded by the coding sequence GTGCATAACGTCGTGATCAGCGGCACCGGCCTGTATACCCCGGCCCAGAGCATTTCCAACGAAGAACTGGTGGCGTCCTTCAACACCTGGGCGCAGCAGTACAACCAGGACAACGCCGCCGCCATCGAGCGCGGCGAGCTGGAGGCCGCACCGCTGTCCGACGCGGCCTTCATCGAGAAGGCTTCCGGCATCAAGAGCCGCTTCGTCATGGACAAGGCCGGCATTCTCGACCCGCAACGCATGAAGCCGCGCCTGCCGGAGCGCTCCAATGACGAGCCGTCGATCCTCTGTGAAATGGCCGTGGCCGCCGCTCGCCAGGCCCTCGAGCGTGCAGGCCGCACTGCCGCCGACGTGGACGGGGTGATCGTCGCCTGCTCCAACCTGCAGCGCCCGTACCCGGCTATCTCCATCGAAGTGCAACAGGCGCTGGGCATAGAAGGCTTTGCCTTCGACATGAACGTGGCCTGCTCCTCGGCCACTTTCGGCATCCAGACCGCCGCCAACAGCGTGCAACTGGGCCAGGCCCGCGCGGTACTGATGGTCAACCCGGAGATTTGCACCGGGCACTTGAACTTCCGTGACCGCGACAGCCACTTCATCTTCGGCGATGCCGCCACCGCCGTACTGGTCGAACGCGCCGACCAGGCCACCTCGGCGCACCAGTTCGAGGTCGTCAGCACCAAGCTGTGGACCGGCTTCTCCAACAACATCCGCAATAACTTCGGTTTCCTCAACCGGGCAGCGGAGGAGGGGATCGACGCGCCAGACAAGCTGTTCGTGCAGGAAGGCCGCAAGGTATTCAAGGAGGTCTGCCCGAAGGTCGCCGAGCTGATCGGCCAGCACCTGGAGGAAAACGACCTGCAACCGAGCGACGTCAATCGCTTCTGGCTGCACCAGGCCAACCTCAGCATGAACCACCTGATCGTCAAGAAGCTGGTGGGGCGCGAGGTCGCCGAGGACGATGCACCGGTGATTCTGGACCGTTATGCCAACACCAGTTCGGCGGGCTCGGTGATTGCTTTCCACCTGTACCAGGATGACCTGCCCAAGGGCGCCTTGGGCGTGCTCAGTTCGTTCGGTGCGGGGTATTCGATCGGTAGCGTGATCCTGCGCAAGCGCTGA
- the hrpA gene encoding ATP-dependent RNA helicase HrpA: protein MTDHSIDQLLKNLDHAMIADRHRLRRQLHELRKRPDEAKQASWVEKVQASCAQVVAREQSVPSIRYDDSLPIAAKRDEIKKALAEHQVLVIAGETGSGKTTQLPKICLEMGRGRHGLIAHTQPRRIAARSVAARVAEELGTPLGGLIGYQVRFEDQSDAGTLVKLMTDGILLAETQHDRFLERYDTIIVDEAHERSLNIDFLLGYLKTLLHRRPDLKLIITSATIDLERFSKHFDGAPIIEVSGRTFPVETWYRPLTSEQDEEGNRVEDDLTVDQAILATLDELAHHERSEGKGPGDVLVFLPGEREIRDAAEILRKAQLRHTEILPLYARLTPAEQQKIFQPHTGRRVVLATNVAETSLTVPGIRYVIDTGTARISRYSYRAKVQRLPIEAVSQASANQRKGRCGRVEPGICVRLYSEEDFNARPAFTDPEILRTNLAAVILQMLHLRLGAIDAFPFIEPPDGKAISDGFNLLQELSAVNRENQLTPLGRQLARLPIDPRLGRMLLEGARQGSLQEVLIVASALSVQDPRERPPERQQAADQAHAQWKDTDSDFAALVNLWRGFEEQRQALTANPLRNWCRKNFLSYLRLREWRDAHRQLSLICRDLQLAVNKEPADFPRVHKAILSGLLSQIGHKTEDGDYQGARQRRFWIHPSSGIGRKRPQWVMAAELVETTKLYARMVAKIEPDWIEPLASHLVKKNHFEPHWEKKRGQAVAYEQITLYGLILVGRRPVHFGPIDPVVSRELFIRDGLVGGQIQSRAKCLAANKRLLEQLDELEAKARRRDILADEETLYAFYEARLPAEIHQSATFDSWYRVNSQKDPNLLIMREEDVLAREASEVTAAQYPDSLQVGDLRLPLTYHFEPGHPRDGVTVRVPAPLLPSLPGERLEWLVPGLLEAKCVALVRNLPKALRKNFVPVPDFVKAALARMTFGQGALPQALGQELLRMTGARVPDDAWAEAAGLVEGHLRMNIEVVDGQGKFLGEGRDLAELTARFAAASQAALAMPRNEKAEQPVQAKAFAEVAQTAQQKIAGLSLTVYPALVEEAGAVREGRFSTQAEAEFQHRRALQRLLLQQLAEPAKFLRGKLPGLTELGLLYRELGRVEALVEDILLASLDSCILEGEAPLPRDGAALAGLADRKRGSWAEHAERLARQTLEVLKLWHGLQKRFKGKIDLSQAVALNDIKQQLANLVYPGFVRETPAAWFKELPRYLKAVELRLEKLGSQVQKDRVWSGELANLWAQYKARADKHAQEGKRDEQLTLYRWWLEEYRVSLFAQQLGTKVPVSDKRLGKQWSQVEA from the coding sequence ATGACAGACCACTCCATCGACCAACTCCTGAAGAACCTCGACCACGCCATGATCGCCGACCGCCATCGGCTGCGGCGCCAACTGCACGAGCTGCGCAAGCGCCCCGACGAGGCGAAACAGGCGTCGTGGGTGGAAAAGGTCCAGGCTTCCTGCGCCCAGGTCGTGGCCCGCGAGCAGAGCGTGCCGAGCATCCGCTACGACGACAGCCTGCCCATCGCGGCCAAGCGCGACGAAATCAAGAAGGCCCTGGCCGAGCACCAGGTGCTGGTGATCGCTGGCGAGACCGGTTCGGGCAAGACCACCCAGTTGCCGAAGATCTGCCTGGAGATGGGCCGCGGTCGGCATGGCCTGATCGCCCACACCCAGCCGCGCCGGATCGCCGCGCGCAGCGTGGCGGCGCGGGTGGCCGAAGAACTGGGCACGCCCTTGGGCGGGCTGATCGGCTACCAGGTGCGCTTCGAGGATCAGAGCGATGCCGGTACCCTGGTCAAGCTGATGACCGACGGTATCCTGCTGGCCGAGACCCAGCACGACCGCTTCCTCGAGCGCTACGACACGATCATCGTCGACGAAGCCCACGAACGCAGCCTGAACATCGACTTCCTGCTCGGCTACCTGAAGACCCTGCTGCACCGCCGCCCGGACCTGAAGCTGATCATCACCTCGGCGACCATTGACCTGGAGCGCTTCTCCAAGCATTTCGACGGCGCGCCGATCATCGAGGTGTCGGGCCGCACCTTCCCGGTGGAGACCTGGTACCGCCCGTTGACCAGCGAGCAGGACGAGGAGGGCAACCGCGTCGAGGATGACCTCACTGTCGACCAGGCGATTCTCGCCACCCTGGACGAACTGGCCCATCACGAACGCAGCGAGGGCAAGGGCCCCGGTGACGTGCTGGTGTTCCTGCCGGGCGAGCGGGAGATTCGTGATGCCGCTGAGATCCTGCGCAAGGCCCAGTTGCGCCACACCGAGATCCTGCCGCTGTATGCGCGCCTGACGCCGGCCGAGCAGCAGAAGATCTTCCAGCCCCATACCGGGCGCCGGGTCGTACTGGCCACCAACGTTGCCGAAACTTCGCTGACCGTGCCGGGCATCCGCTACGTGATCGACACCGGTACCGCGCGCATCAGCCGCTACAGCTACCGGGCCAAGGTCCAGCGCCTGCCCATCGAGGCGGTGTCGCAGGCCAGCGCCAACCAGCGCAAGGGCCGTTGCGGGCGGGTCGAGCCGGGCATCTGTGTGCGTCTGTACAGCGAAGAGGATTTCAACGCCCGACCGGCGTTCACCGACCCTGAGATCCTGCGCACCAACCTGGCCGCGGTGATCCTGCAGATGCTGCACCTGCGCCTGGGCGCGATCGATGCCTTCCCGTTCATCGAGCCACCGGATGGCAAGGCCATCAGCGACGGCTTCAACCTGTTGCAGGAGCTCTCGGCGGTCAATCGCGAAAACCAGCTGACCCCGCTGGGCCGTCAGCTGGCACGCCTGCCGATCGACCCACGCCTGGGCCGCATGCTGCTCGAAGGCGCCCGCCAGGGCAGCCTGCAGGAAGTGCTGATCGTCGCCAGTGCCCTGTCGGTGCAGGACCCTCGCGAGCGCCCACCGGAGCGCCAGCAGGCGGCTGACCAGGCCCATGCCCAATGGAAGGACACCGACTCCGATTTCGCCGCCCTGGTCAACCTCTGGCGGGGTTTCGAGGAGCAGCGCCAGGCCCTGACCGCCAACCCGCTGCGCAACTGGTGCCGCAAAAACTTTCTCAGCTACTTGCGCCTGCGTGAGTGGCGCGACGCCCACCGCCAGCTCTCGCTGATCTGTCGCGACCTGCAATTGGCGGTCAACAAGGAGCCGGCGGACTTCCCACGTGTGCACAAGGCCATCCTCAGTGGCCTGTTGAGCCAGATCGGCCACAAGACCGAAGACGGCGACTACCAGGGCGCGCGCCAGCGGCGCTTCTGGATCCACCCGTCCTCGGGCATCGGCCGCAAGCGTCCGCAATGGGTGATGGCCGCGGAGCTTGTGGAAACCACCAAGCTCTATGCACGTATGGTGGCCAAGATCGAACCGGACTGGATCGAGCCGCTGGCCAGCCACCTGGTCAAGAAGAACCATTTCGAGCCGCATTGGGAGAAGAAGCGCGGCCAGGCGGTGGCCTACGAACAGATCACCTTGTATGGCCTGATCCTGGTCGGTCGCCGGCCGGTGCACTTCGGCCCGATCGACCCGGTGGTGTCCCGCGAGCTGTTCATCCGTGATGGCTTGGTGGGTGGCCAGATCCAATCGCGAGCCAAGTGCCTGGCGGCCAACAAGCGCTTGCTCGAACAGCTCGACGAACTGGAAGCCAAGGCCCGGCGACGGGACATCCTGGCCGACGAGGAAACCCTGTACGCCTTCTACGAGGCGCGCCTGCCGGCAGAGATCCACCAGAGTGCGACCTTCGACAGCTGGTACCGGGTCAACAGCCAGAAGGATCCGAACCTGCTGATCATGCGCGAAGAGGACGTGCTGGCCCGCGAAGCCAGCGAGGTGACCGCCGCGCAATACCCAGACAGCCTGCAGGTGGGCGATTTGCGCCTGCCCTTGACCTACCACTTCGAGCCGGGCCACCCCCGTGACGGCGTTACCGTGCGTGTGCCGGCACCGCTGCTGCCGAGCCTGCCGGGCGAGCGCCTGGAGTGGCTGGTCCCAGGCCTGCTGGAGGCCAAATGCGTGGCTCTGGTGCGCAACCTGCCCAAGGCCCTGCGCAAGAACTTCGTGCCGGTGCCCGACTTCGTCAAGGCGGCCCTGGCCCGCATGACCTTCGGCCAGGGTGCCTTGCCCCAGGCCCTGGGCCAGGAACTGCTGCGCATGACCGGCGCCCGGGTGCCGGACGACGCCTGGGCCGAAGCGGCCGGGCTGGTGGAAGGGCACTTGCGCATGAACATCGAGGTGGTCGACGGCCAGGGCAAGTTCCTTGGCGAAGGCCGTGACCTGGCCGAGCTGACCGCGCGTTTCGCCGCTGCGAGCCAGGCCGCGCTGGCCATGCCGCGCAACGAAAAAGCCGAGCAGCCAGTGCAGGCCAAGGCGTTCGCCGAGGTGGCGCAAACCGCCCAGCAGAAGATCGCCGGCCTGTCGCTGACGGTGTACCCGGCGCTGGTGGAAGAGGCTGGGGCCGTGCGTGAAGGGCGTTTCTCGACCCAGGCCGAAGCCGAATTCCAGCACCGCCGTGCGCTGCAGCGGTTGTTGTTGCAACAGCTGGCCGAGCCCGCCAAGTTCCTGCGCGGCAAGCTGCCGGGGCTGACCGAGCTGGGCCTGTTGTATCGCGAGCTGGGCCGGGTCGAGGCGTTGGTGGAGGATATCCTCCTGGCGAGCCTGGACAGCTGCATCCTCGAAGGCGAGGCGCCGTTGCCGCGTGACGGTGCAGCGCTCGCTGGGCTGGCCGATCGTAAGCGCGGCAGCTGGGCCGAGCATGCCGAGCGTCTGGCGCGCCAGACCCTGGAGGTGCTCAAACTGTGGCATGGCTTGCAGAAGCGCTTCAAAGGCAAGATCGACCTGAGCCAGGCGGTCGCCCTGAACGACATCAAGCAGCAGCTCGCCAACCTGGTGTATCCAGGCTTCGTACGCGAGACGCCTGCGGCCTGGTTCAAGGAACTGCCGCGCTATCTCAAGGCGGTGGAGCTGCGCCTGGAGAAGCTCGGTTCTCAGGTGCAGAAGGACCGGGTGTGGAGCGGCGAGCTGGCCAACCTATGGGCCCAGTACAAGGCTCGCGCCGACAAGCATGCCCAGGAGGGCAAGCGGGACGAACAGCTTACCCTGTACCGCTGGTGGCTGGAGGAATATCGGGTGTCGTTGTTCGCCCAGCAGTTGGGTACCAAGGTGCCGGTTTCCGACAAACGTCTGGGCAAACAGTGGAGTCAGGTGGAAGCCTAA
- a CDS encoding glutamine synthetase family protein, with the protein MHFANPDQARRFLADNPDIELFELFILDANGVPRGKLLHRDELLAVYESGRPLPSTILGLTLNGEDVEDSGLVWDVGDIDCRAYPLEGSLVRLPWRRVPTAAVQVSMHPSEGLPASVADPRHVLLRTLEALEADGYHPVMACELEFYLLDQQRDAQGRPQPALDSDGGRPHATQVYGLRELEQIEPFLADLYAACKAQGIPARTAISEYAPGQVEITLEHGPALQAMDQAVRYKRLVKGIANAHGMQACFMAKPFAHLAGTGMHMHLSLADAAGNNLFASDDPAGTPLLRQAVGGMLRHLRESLLLFCPNANSYRRFQANSYAPLAPTWGVDNRTVSLRVPGGPANSRHVEHRICGADANPYLAAAAILAAAHRGVREQLDPGAPVQGNGYAQAKEHLPTEWLTALEALEHSTWAREALGEAFLGVYLKVKRAEYRQFMAEVGEQDWRWYLHQA; encoded by the coding sequence ATGCATTTTGCCAACCCCGACCAGGCCAGGCGTTTCCTGGCCGACAACCCTGATATCGAGCTGTTCGAACTGTTCATCCTCGACGCCAACGGCGTGCCTCGTGGCAAGCTGCTGCACCGCGATGAGCTGCTGGCGGTGTACGAAAGCGGCCGTCCTCTGCCCAGTACCATCCTTGGCCTGACCCTCAATGGCGAGGACGTGGAAGACTCCGGCCTGGTCTGGGACGTAGGCGATATCGACTGCCGCGCCTACCCGCTCGAAGGCAGCCTGGTACGCCTGCCCTGGCGACGCGTGCCGACCGCCGCCGTGCAGGTGAGCATGCACCCCAGCGAGGGCCTGCCGGCCAGCGTGGCCGACCCGCGTCATGTATTGCTGCGCACCCTCGAAGCGCTCGAGGCCGACGGCTACCACCCGGTGATGGCCTGCGAGCTGGAGTTCTATCTGCTCGATCAGCAACGCGACGCGCAGGGGCGCCCGCAACCGGCACTGGACAGCGACGGTGGTCGCCCACACGCCACCCAGGTGTACGGGCTGCGTGAGCTCGAACAGATCGAACCCTTCCTCGCCGACCTCTATGCCGCCTGCAAGGCCCAGGGCATCCCCGCACGCACGGCGATCTCCGAATACGCGCCCGGCCAGGTGGAAATCACCCTGGAACACGGCCCTGCCCTGCAGGCCATGGACCAGGCCGTGCGCTACAAGCGCCTGGTCAAGGGCATCGCCAACGCGCATGGCATGCAGGCCTGCTTCATGGCCAAGCCCTTCGCCCACCTGGCCGGCACTGGCATGCACATGCACCTGAGCCTGGCCGATGCCGCGGGCAACAACCTGTTCGCCAGCGACGATCCAGCGGGTACCCCGCTGCTGCGCCAGGCGGTCGGCGGCATGCTGCGCCACCTGCGCGAATCGCTGCTGCTGTTCTGCCCCAACGCCAACTCCTACCGGCGCTTCCAGGCCAACAGCTACGCGCCCCTGGCGCCGACCTGGGGCGTCGACAACCGGACCGTGAGCCTGCGCGTGCCGGGTGGACCAGCCAACAGCCGGCACGTGGAGCATCGTATCTGCGGTGCCGACGCCAACCCGTACCTGGCCGCCGCGGCCATCCTCGCCGCCGCCCACCGGGGTGTACGCGAGCAGCTCGACCCTGGTGCGCCGGTGCAAGGCAACGGCTACGCCCAAGCCAAGGAGCACCTGCCCACCGAGTGGCTGACCGCCCTCGAGGCCCTGGAGCATTCGACGTGGGCCCGGGAGGCCCTGGGCGAGGCCTTCCTCGGGGTCTACCTGAAGGTCAAGCGCGCCGAGTACCGCCAGTTCATGGCCGAAGTCGGCGAGCAGGACTGGCGTTGGTACCTGCACCAGGCATGA
- a CDS encoding NAD(P)/FAD-dependent oxidoreductase, which produces MNAASNDPTAQRAPSYYSATLNDPTAYPTLTGTEQVDVAIIGGGFTGVATAVELAERGLKVAIVETNRIGWGASGRNGGQVTGSLSGDEAMRTQMRKRLGSEVDDFIWHLRWRGHQIIERRVERYGIACDLKRGHLHAAMKPSHMDELQASYDEALRRGMGGQVQLLDRTEVGQHLQSPLYLGALKNTRNLHLHPLNLCMGEARAAHSLGALVFENSEVLDIIHGPRPAVVTARGRIEARQVLLAGDVYHKLEKRQLKGKIFPAMGGIVTTAPLGELAEQINPQDLAVYDCRFVLDYYRLTADKRLLFGGGANYSGKDSRDIEGELRPCIERTFPALKGVPIEFKWSCAMGIVVNRIPQLGKLSDNVWYCQGYSGHGIATSHIMGEIMAEALTGTLEKFDTFAACKHIKVPMGDLLGNPLLAAGMWYYQMLEKLR; this is translated from the coding sequence ATGAACGCAGCATCGAACGACCCGACGGCGCAACGAGCGCCGTCCTACTACAGCGCCACGCTCAACGACCCGACCGCCTACCCGACGCTCACCGGCACCGAGCAGGTCGACGTGGCCATTATCGGCGGCGGCTTCACCGGTGTGGCCACGGCGGTGGAGCTGGCCGAACGTGGCCTGAAGGTGGCCATCGTCGAAACCAACCGGATCGGCTGGGGCGCCAGCGGGCGCAACGGCGGCCAGGTCACCGGCAGCCTTTCGGGCGACGAGGCCATGCGCACGCAGATGCGCAAGCGCCTGGGCAGCGAGGTGGACGACTTCATCTGGCACCTGCGCTGGCGCGGGCACCAGATCATCGAACGACGCGTGGAACGTTACGGTATCGCCTGCGACCTCAAGCGCGGCCACCTGCATGCGGCCATGAAACCGTCGCACATGGACGAGCTGCAAGCCAGCTACGACGAAGCCCTGCGCCGCGGAATGGGCGGCCAGGTGCAATTGCTCGACCGCACCGAAGTCGGCCAGCATCTGCAAAGCCCGCTGTACCTGGGGGCCTTGAAGAACACCCGTAACCTGCACCTGCACCCACTCAACCTATGCATGGGCGAAGCCCGTGCCGCCCACTCCCTGGGCGCGCTGGTATTCGAGAACTCCGAAGTGCTGGACATCATCCATGGCCCACGCCCTGCAGTGGTCACAGCCCGGGGCCGCATCGAGGCACGTCAGGTGCTGCTGGCAGGCGATGTCTACCACAAGTTGGAAAAGCGCCAGCTCAAGGGCAAGATCTTCCCGGCCATGGGCGGCATCGTCACCACCGCGCCCTTGGGTGAACTGGCCGAGCAGATCAACCCCCAGGATCTTGCGGTATACGACTGCCGCTTCGTCCTCGACTACTACCGCCTGACAGCCGACAAACGCTTGTTGTTCGGCGGCGGCGCCAACTATTCAGGCAAGGATTCGCGGGACATCGAAGGCGAGCTGCGCCCCTGCATCGAGCGCACCTTCCCGGCGCTCAAGGGCGTGCCGATCGAGTTCAAGTGGAGCTGCGCCATGGGCATCGTGGTCAACCGTATCCCGCAGCTGGGCAAGCTTTCGGACAACGTCTGGTATTGCCAGGGCTATTCAGGGCATGGCATCGCCACCAGCCACATCATGGGCGAGATCATGGCCGAAGCCTTGACCGGGACGCTGGAGAAATTCGACACCTTCGCAGCGTGCAAGCACATCAAGGTGCCGATGGGGGATCTGCTGGGCAACCCGCTGCTGGCGGCGGGGATGTGGTACTACCAGATGCTCGAGAAACTGCGCTGA